From a region of the Streptomyces sp. B21-083 genome:
- a CDS encoding ATP-binding protein, with protein MNAQPQLLHTREAFYRRDRRSVRLARGFTREALADWGTPERTDDVLLCVSELATNALLHGVPPGRGFLLQLALATDRVLRVEVHDSGPGEIHTPNPDPEAEEGRGLLIVAGLADRWGAGERCPGKSVWCEFGM; from the coding sequence ATGAACGCACAACCCCAACTCCTCCACACCCGCGAGGCGTTCTACCGCCGCGACCGCAGGTCGGTACGCCTGGCCCGCGGCTTCACCCGCGAGGCCCTCGCCGACTGGGGCACACCCGAGCGCACCGACGACGTGCTGCTCTGCGTGAGCGAACTGGCGACGAACGCCCTCCTGCACGGCGTACCCCCGGGCAGGGGCTTCCTCCTCCAACTGGCCCTGGCCACCGACCGCGTACTCCGTGTCGAGGTCCACGACAGCGGGCCGGGCGAGATCCACACACCGAACCCCGACCCGGAGGCCGAGGAGGGGCGGGGGCTGCTCATCGTGGCGGGGCTGGCGGACAGGTGGGGGGCGGGGGAGCGGTGCCCCGGTAAGTCGGTGTGGTGCGAGTTCGGGATGTAG
- a CDS encoding helix-turn-helix domain-containing protein, translating into MHSAKRPRRGSSWQAIGAGVAHFRRRAGLTQEQLAERANIHVDTVRSIEQGRLALQPDRAEQFDELLDTGGVLAVMAAKVPVRERVVQFAQGLVEHEQEALSLLSYETQAIPGLLQTPEYCRAVFDYRYPALGSETAEQWVNARMERQLVWQREQPPVGHFVLDESILRREVGGRETMRGQIRTILEACEPVHMSVQVMPMNRAPHACLDGPMVLLETPDHERLVYLEVQRASFLVDDPDEVSNYHLKYGMLRSQALSPDESVRLLDGLLGES; encoded by the coding sequence ATGCATTCGGCGAAGAGGCCCAGGCGGGGTAGTTCATGGCAGGCGATCGGGGCGGGGGTCGCCCACTTCCGGCGGCGGGCGGGGCTGACGCAGGAACAGTTGGCCGAGCGCGCGAACATCCACGTCGACACCGTGCGCTCCATCGAGCAGGGGCGCCTGGCGCTGCAACCCGACCGGGCCGAGCAGTTCGATGAACTGCTGGACACGGGTGGGGTGTTGGCCGTCATGGCGGCCAAGGTGCCGGTGCGGGAGCGGGTCGTGCAGTTCGCGCAGGGGCTGGTCGAGCACGAGCAGGAGGCGCTCAGTCTTCTGTCGTACGAGACCCAGGCGATTCCGGGGTTGCTTCAGACTCCGGAGTACTGCCGTGCCGTCTTCGACTACCGATACCCGGCGCTCGGGTCCGAGACGGCCGAACAGTGGGTGAACGCCCGCATGGAACGGCAGTTGGTCTGGCAACGGGAACAGCCCCCGGTCGGGCACTTCGTCCTGGATGAGAGCATCCTGCGGCGGGAAGTCGGCGGCCGGGAAACGATGCGCGGGCAGATCCGCACGATCCTCGAAGCGTGCGAGCCCGTCCACATGAGCGTCCAGGTCATGCCCATGAACCGCGCCCCACACGCCTGTCTCGACGGCCCCATGGTGCTCCTCGAAACCCCTGACCACGAGCGGCTCGTGTACCTGGAGGTGCAGCGTGCCAGCTTCCTCGTCGACGATCCCGACGAGGTCAGTAACTACCATCTGAAGTATGGAATGCTGCGTTCACAGGCCCTCTCTCCCGACGAGAGCGTGCGCCTCCTGGACGGACTGCTAGGAGAGTCATGA
- a CDS encoding DUF397 domain-containing protein, which translates to MTTAVRQQDRTDDTAWFKSSYSGSEGGNCLEVAAHTSAVHIRDSKNPSGPVLTVAPGTWAAFLDRA; encoded by the coding sequence ATGACCACCGCAGTACGGCAGCAGGACCGAACGGACGACACGGCGTGGTTCAAGTCCAGCTACAGCGGCAGTGAAGGCGGCAACTGCCTCGAAGTCGCCGCCCACACCTCCGCCGTCCACATCCGGGACTCCAAGAACCCCTCCGGCCCCGTCCTCACCGTCGCCCCCGGTACCTGGGCCGCGTTCCTGGATCGGGCGTAG
- a CDS encoding N-acetyltransferase — MTWLPRDFAHPPHVDVPGGYHLRPIRGTDAAIDYPTVMGSRERLWSIFGEAWGWPAATITYEANLADLERHAAEADAHESFNYVLLNEDETVELGCVYIDPPEKAEADAEISWWVVDSAVGSAVEQDLDALVPRWIADDWPFVKPRFIGRDLSWAEWLRLPDASA; from the coding sequence ATGACCTGGCTCCCCCGCGACTTCGCACACCCGCCGCACGTCGACGTACCCGGCGGGTATCACCTGCGGCCGATTCGCGGGACCGACGCCGCCATCGACTACCCCACCGTCATGGGTTCGCGCGAGCGGCTGTGGAGCATCTTCGGGGAGGCCTGGGGATGGCCGGCCGCGACCATCACGTACGAGGCCAATCTCGCCGATCTGGAGCGGCACGCCGCCGAGGCCGACGCCCACGAGTCGTTCAACTACGTGCTGCTCAACGAGGACGAGACCGTCGAACTCGGGTGCGTCTACATCGATCCGCCCGAGAAGGCCGAGGCCGACGCCGAGATCTCCTGGTGGGTCGTGGACAGTGCCGTGGGGAGTGCGGTCGAGCAGGACCTCGACGCTCTCGTACCTCGGTGGATCGCCGACGACTGGCCCTTCGTCAAGCCTCGGTTCATCGGACGGGATCTGTCCTGGGCGGAGTGGCTGCGGCTGCCTGACGCGTCCGCGTGA
- a CDS encoding S1 family peptidase — MKKFVTAFKRAAAAGAAALAIISLQPLSSAQAAPAPVVGGTRAAQGEFPFMVRLSMGCGGALYTQQIVLTAAHCVNGSGANTSITATAGVVDLQSTSGRVQVKSTRVLQAPGYNGTGKDWALIKLAQPINLPTLKIATTTQYNTGDFTVAGWGAARENGAQQRYMLKATVPFISDATCKAYGGLYSGLVAGDEICAGFAAGGVDTCQGDSGGPMFRKDNAGAFVQVGIVSWGDGCARANAPGVYSEVSTFASAIASAASTL, encoded by the coding sequence TTGAAGAAGTTCGTCACCGCGTTCAAGAGAGCCGCTGCCGCCGGCGCCGCCGCACTCGCGATCATCAGCCTTCAGCCCCTCTCGTCCGCCCAGGCCGCCCCCGCTCCCGTCGTCGGCGGGACCCGTGCCGCGCAGGGCGAGTTCCCCTTCATGGTCCGGCTCTCCATGGGCTGTGGCGGCGCGCTCTACACGCAGCAGATCGTGCTCACCGCCGCGCACTGTGTGAACGGCTCGGGCGCCAACACGAGCATCACGGCCACCGCCGGTGTCGTGGACCTTCAGTCCACCTCCGGCCGGGTCCAGGTCAAGTCCACCCGGGTCCTCCAGGCCCCCGGCTACAACGGCACCGGGAAGGACTGGGCGCTGATCAAACTCGCCCAGCCGATCAACCTGCCGACGCTGAAGATAGCCACCACCACGCAGTACAACACCGGGGACTTCACCGTCGCCGGGTGGGGTGCGGCCCGTGAGAACGGTGCCCAGCAGCGGTACATGCTCAAGGCCACGGTGCCGTTCATCAGTGACGCCACCTGCAAGGCGTACGGCGGTCTCTACAGCGGGCTCGTCGCCGGCGACGAGATCTGCGCCGGGTTCGCGGCGGGCGGTGTCGACACCTGCCAGGGTGACTCCGGTGGCCCGATGTTCCGTAAGGACAACGCCGGTGCGTTCGTCCAGGTCGGGATCGTCAGCTGGGGTGACGGGTGCGCTCGCGCGAATGCGCCCGGCGTCTACAGCGAGGTCTCGACGTTCGCCTCCGCCATCGCCTCGGCGGCGTCGACGCTCTGA
- a CDS encoding glycoside hydrolase family 3 protein, giving the protein MRRTALLVCATLLTGLLPLTAAGTAAGADDPAPAPVPVDRFEGEVPFASPPADGIFTWGGDSDDPPQLALTERADAPEGAKVLTGTYDISGYGGFTHDFAFAEPAHDWSASKGIRFWWEGRSNGKKVNFELKDGGANGEASELWTTSFTDDFTGWKRIELPFTDFVYRTDYQPVGGIDQILGLTATWGYALTLPVGISGRFAMDGVELYGKADQSLRASVTTDSAVYPVKEGGTAKVRVTLGTTGSAPLTDSVTVTYETATGGTASDGTDYTPVRGEFTFPAGTASGASRTIQVPTRKDRSAEPAETIPLKLTVTGAKGPTETPQIVIDAHGLPYLNGKLPVKQRVADLLSRMSLAEKAGQMTQAERGAVAATPGDIASYDLGSLLSGGGSTPTPNTPAAWAKMIDDFQLRAQATRFQIPLIYGVDAVHGHNNLVGATILPHNIGIGAARDPQLAYRAGKVTAAEVRATGIPWDFAPCLCVARDERWGRTYESFGEDPALVESMETVIQGLQGRANGTQLKDNDKVLATAKHFVGDGGTTYGSSTTGSYTIDQGVTQVTRQQLEAVHLAPYQDAIDRGVGSVMPSYSSLDIAGDGQGPVKMHARADMINGVLKGRMGFDGFVISDWQAIDQIPGDYASDVRTSVNAGLDMIMVPNAYQDFHTTLVAEVNAGRISVKRIDDAVSRILTQKFKLGLFEKPYADTSGAADIGSVEHRSVARQLAAKSQVLLKNEHGLLPLSKSQKVYVAGSNADDIGNQAGGWTVTWQGSSGHITEGTTVLEGMRKAGGDITYSKDASAPTTGYDVGVVVVGETPYAEGVGDVGNGNDLELGAADKAAVDKVCAAMRCAVLVVAGRPQLIGDRLGDIDALVASWLPGTEGDGVADVLYGRRAFTGQLPLTWPKSEAQLPINVGDATYDPQFPYGWGLTTKIRVAEGGDRTLKALAAAASVAERSHDGKAGRAVVTEARLIAQAKIGQHITSAAAKPFADADHLLLTGRYAAAVGKLRAAYRAA; this is encoded by the coding sequence ATGCGACGAACCGCCCTGCTCGTCTGCGCCACTTTGCTGACCGGATTGCTGCCCCTGACCGCCGCGGGCACGGCGGCCGGGGCGGACGATCCCGCTCCCGCCCCCGTCCCGGTGGACCGCTTCGAGGGTGAGGTCCCCTTCGCGTCCCCGCCCGCCGACGGCATCTTCACCTGGGGCGGCGACAGCGACGATCCGCCCCAACTCGCCCTCACCGAAAGGGCGGACGCCCCCGAGGGCGCCAAGGTCCTCACCGGCACCTACGACATCAGCGGCTACGGGGGCTTCACCCACGACTTCGCCTTCGCCGAACCGGCCCACGACTGGTCGGCGAGCAAGGGCATCCGCTTCTGGTGGGAGGGCCGCAGCAACGGCAAGAAGGTCAACTTCGAGCTGAAGGACGGCGGCGCCAACGGCGAGGCCTCCGAACTCTGGACGACCTCCTTCACCGACGACTTCACCGGCTGGAAGCGGATCGAGCTCCCCTTCACCGACTTCGTCTACCGCACGGACTACCAGCCTGTCGGCGGCATCGACCAGATCCTCGGCCTCACCGCGACCTGGGGATACGCGCTCACCCTCCCCGTCGGGATCAGCGGCCGATTCGCCATGGACGGCGTCGAGTTGTACGGCAAGGCGGACCAGTCGCTGCGCGCGTCCGTCACCACCGACTCAGCCGTGTACCCGGTGAAGGAGGGCGGCACGGCGAAGGTCCGCGTCACCCTCGGCACGACCGGTTCCGCCCCGCTCACCGACTCCGTGACGGTCACGTACGAGACGGCGACCGGCGGCACGGCATCGGACGGCACCGACTACACGCCCGTCCGCGGCGAGTTCACCTTCCCGGCGGGCACCGCCTCCGGCGCCTCCCGCACGATCCAGGTCCCGACCCGGAAGGACAGGTCGGCGGAGCCGGCGGAGACGATCCCCCTCAAGCTCACGGTGACCGGAGCCAAGGGCCCTACGGAGACCCCGCAGATCGTCATCGACGCCCACGGACTCCCGTATCTGAACGGCAAGTTGCCGGTGAAGCAGCGCGTCGCCGACCTCCTCTCCCGGATGTCCCTGGCGGAGAAGGCGGGTCAGATGACCCAGGCCGAGCGTGGCGCTGTCGCGGCGACACCCGGTGACATCGCCTCCTACGACCTGGGTTCGCTGCTCTCGGGCGGCGGTTCGACGCCCACGCCCAACACCCCGGCGGCCTGGGCGAAGATGATCGACGACTTCCAACTCCGGGCGCAGGCAACGCGGTTCCAGATCCCGTTGATCTACGGGGTGGACGCGGTGCACGGTCACAACAACCTGGTCGGCGCGACGATCCTGCCGCACAACATCGGCATCGGGGCTGCCCGCGACCCCCAACTCGCCTACAGAGCAGGGAAGGTGACGGCGGCCGAGGTCCGCGCCACCGGCATCCCCTGGGACTTCGCGCCCTGTCTCTGCGTGGCCCGTGACGAACGATGGGGGCGGACGTACGAGTCGTTCGGTGAGGACCCGGCGCTCGTCGAGTCGATGGAGACGGTGATCCAGGGCCTCCAAGGACGCGCGAACGGCACGCAGTTGAAGGACAACGACAAGGTCCTCGCCACCGCCAAGCACTTCGTAGGCGACGGCGGCACGACATACGGCTCCTCCACCACCGGTTCGTACACCATCGACCAGGGCGTCACCCAGGTCACCCGGCAGCAGTTGGAGGCGGTGCACCTGGCCCCGTACCAGGACGCCATCGACCGGGGGGTCGGCTCGGTCATGCCGTCCTACTCCTCCCTCGACATCGCGGGGGACGGCCAGGGACCGGTGAAGATGCACGCCCGCGCCGACATGATCAACGGCGTGCTGAAGGGCCGTATGGGCTTCGACGGCTTCGTCATCAGTGACTGGCAGGCCATCGACCAGATCCCCGGCGACTACGCCTCCGACGTCCGTACGTCCGTCAACGCGGGCCTCGACATGATCATGGTCCCGAACGCCTACCAGGACTTCCACACCACCCTCGTCGCCGAGGTGAACGCCGGCCGGATCAGCGTCAAACGGATCGACGACGCCGTGTCCCGCATCCTCACCCAGAAGTTCAAGCTCGGCCTCTTCGAGAAGCCGTACGCCGACACGAGCGGGGCGGCGGACATCGGTTCGGTCGAACACCGGTCGGTGGCAAGGCAGTTGGCGGCGAAGTCCCAGGTGCTGCTGAAGAACGAGCACGGCCTGTTGCCGCTGAGCAAGTCCCAGAAGGTGTACGTCGCCGGGTCCAACGCCGATGACATCGGCAACCAGGCCGGAGGCTGGACCGTCACCTGGCAGGGCTCCTCCGGGCACATTACCGAGGGCACGACCGTCCTGGAGGGCATGCGGAAAGCGGGCGGCGACATCACCTACTCCAAGGACGCCTCCGCCCCGACCACCGGCTATGACGTGGGTGTGGTGGTCGTCGGCGAGACCCCGTACGCCGAGGGCGTCGGAGACGTCGGCAACGGCAACGACCTGGAGCTGGGCGCCGCAGACAAGGCAGCGGTCGACAAGGTGTGCGCGGCGATGAGGTGCGCGGTGCTGGTGGTCGCCGGGCGCCCCCAGCTCATCGGCGACCGGCTCGGTGACATCGACGCCCTGGTCGCCTCCTGGCTGCCGGGCACCGAGGGCGACGGCGTCGCCGACGTGCTCTACGGCAGGCGCGCGTTCACCGGCCAACTCCCGCTCACCTGGCCGAAGTCGGAGGCTCAGCTGCCGATCAACGTGGGTGACGCGACGTACGATCCGCAGTTCCCGTACGGCTGGGGACTCACGACCAAGATCAGGGTCGCGGAGGGTGGGGACAGGACCCTTAAGGCGCTGGCGGCAGCGGCGAGCGTGGCCGAGCGGTCCCACGACGGGAAGGCGGGACGCGCGGTCGTCACCGAGGCGCGGCTGATCGCGCAGGCGAAGATCGGGCAGCACATCACCTCGGCCGCCGCCAAGCCGTTCGCCGACGCCGACCATCTGCTGCTGACCGGTCGGTACGCCGCGGCCGTGGGGAAGCTGAGGGCCGCGTACCGGGCGGCCTGA
- the cimA gene encoding citramalate synthase, with amino-acid sequence MTEPSELDDSFHVFDTTLRDGAQREGINLTVADKLAIARHLDDFGVGFIEGGWPGANPRDTEFFARAQQEIDFRHAQLVAFGATRRAGAKASEDPQVKALLDSGAPVVTLVAKSHDRHVELALRTTLDENLEMVRDTVAHLRSQGRRVFVDCEHFFDGYRANPEYAKAVVRAASEAGADVVILCDTNGGMLPAQVQAVVATVLADTGARLGIHAQDDTGCAVANTLAAVDAGATHVQCTANGYGERVGNANLFPVVAALELKYGKKVLPDGMLREMTRISHAIAEVVNLTPSTHQPYVGVSAFAHKAGLHASAIKVDPDLYQHIDPEQVGNTMRMLVSDMAGRASIELKGKELGVDLGDDRELVGRVVARVKERELQGYTFEAADASFELLLRAEAEGRARTYFEVESWRAIVEDRPDGSHANEATVKLFAKGERIVATAEGNGPVNALDRALKVALEKIYPPLAKLELVDYKVRILEGKHGTQSTTRVLISTSDGKGEWSTVGVADNVIAASWEALADAYTYGLLRAGVEPAK; translated from the coding sequence ATGACGGAACCCAGCGAACTCGACGACTCGTTCCACGTCTTCGACACCACCCTGCGCGACGGCGCCCAGCGCGAGGGCATCAACCTCACCGTCGCCGACAAGCTGGCCATCGCACGGCACCTGGACGACTTCGGCGTCGGCTTCATCGAGGGCGGCTGGCCGGGCGCCAACCCGCGCGACACCGAGTTCTTCGCCCGTGCCCAGCAGGAGATCGACTTCCGGCACGCCCAGCTGGTGGCCTTCGGCGCCACCCGCCGAGCCGGCGCCAAAGCGAGCGAGGACCCGCAGGTCAAGGCCCTCCTGGACTCCGGCGCACCCGTCGTCACCCTGGTCGCCAAATCCCACGACCGGCACGTCGAACTGGCGCTGCGCACGACCCTCGACGAGAACCTGGAGATGGTCCGCGACACCGTCGCCCACCTGCGCTCCCAGGGCCGCCGCGTCTTCGTCGACTGCGAGCACTTCTTCGACGGCTACCGCGCGAACCCCGAGTACGCCAAGGCCGTCGTCCGGGCCGCGTCCGAGGCCGGCGCCGATGTCGTCATCCTCTGCGACACCAACGGCGGCATGCTCCCGGCCCAGGTCCAGGCGGTCGTCGCCACGGTCCTCGCCGACACCGGCGCCCGTCTCGGCATCCACGCCCAGGACGACACGGGCTGCGCGGTCGCCAACACCCTCGCCGCCGTCGACGCGGGCGCGACCCACGTCCAGTGCACGGCGAACGGCTACGGCGAGCGCGTCGGCAACGCCAACCTGTTCCCGGTCGTGGCGGCCCTGGAGCTGAAGTACGGCAAGAAGGTCCTCCCCGACGGCATGCTGCGCGAGATGACCCGCATCTCCCACGCCATCGCCGAGGTCGTCAACCTGACACCGTCCACGCATCAGCCGTATGTGGGTGTCTCGGCCTTCGCCCACAAGGCCGGCCTGCACGCCTCGGCGATCAAGGTCGACCCCGACCTCTACCAGCACATCGACCCCGAGCAGGTTGGTAACACCATGCGGATGCTGGTCTCCGACATGGCGGGCCGCGCCTCGATCGAACTCAAGGGCAAGGAACTCGGCGTCGACCTGGGCGACGACCGCGAGCTGGTCGGCCGGGTCGTCGCGCGGGTGAAGGAGCGCGAGCTGCAGGGCTACACGTTCGAGGCGGCCGACGCGTCCTTCGAGCTGCTGCTGCGCGCGGAGGCCGAGGGCAGGGCCCGTACGTACTTCGAGGTCGAGTCCTGGCGCGCGATCGTCGAGGACCGCCCCGACGGCAGCCACGCGAACGAGGCCACCGTAAAGCTCTTCGCCAAGGGCGAGCGCATCGTCGCCACCGCGGAGGGCAACGGCCCGGTGAACGCTCTCGACCGCGCCCTGAAGGTGGCCCTGGAGAAGATCTACCCGCCGCTCGCCAAGCTGGAACTGGTCGATTACAAGGTCCGCATCCTGGAGGGGAAGCACGGCACGCAGTCCACGACCCGCGTCCTCATCTCCACCTCGGACGGCAAGGGCGAGTGGTCCACGGTGGGCGTCGCCGACAACGTGATCGCCGCGTCCTGGGAGGCACTGGCGGACGCCTACACGTACGGGCTGCTGCGGGCGGGAGTGGAGCCCGCGAAGTAG
- a CDS encoding glutaredoxin domain-containing protein, protein MMRAWLLPMLLVLVGSLLAAGRIADGSPGAAVAPLLFFVLLAGVNSPLLFPRSISAQEAQLRSSVDGRPVVFWRPGCTYCMRLRIRLGRSARQMHWVDIWRDPAAAAVVRAANGGNETVPTVIVAGRPHTNPAPAWVREQLSRST, encoded by the coding sequence ATGATGCGCGCCTGGCTCTTGCCGATGCTGCTGGTTCTCGTCGGCTCACTCCTTGCGGCTGGGCGGATCGCCGACGGGAGCCCGGGTGCAGCCGTCGCCCCCCTGCTGTTCTTTGTGCTGCTCGCAGGCGTGAACTCGCCTCTGCTCTTCCCGAGGTCGATCAGCGCGCAGGAGGCACAACTCCGCAGCTCTGTCGACGGCCGGCCGGTCGTCTTCTGGCGCCCCGGCTGCACGTACTGCATGCGGTTGCGCATCCGGCTGGGCCGCAGCGCCCGCCAGATGCACTGGGTCGACATCTGGCGGGACCCGGCTGCGGCCGCAGTGGTGAGGGCAGCCAACGGCGGCAACGAGACCGTGCCGACTGTCATCGTCGCGGGCCGGCCGCACACCAACCCCGCTCCTGCCTGGGTGCGCGAGCAACTCTCCCGTTCCACGTGA
- a CDS encoding ferrous iron transport protein A, producing MTDGYGPLPSDVDDRQAIEHILGRPLSQTWPTGALAPGSRVRVVRAQDWDGPWQVESAGTIDAMSAPEPNEHAQALKGELLYWVAFDTPQYDSSGEGPYRKAQIWGRYLRATPEPDA from the coding sequence ATGACAGACGGTTATGGCCCGCTTCCCTCAGACGTGGACGACCGCCAGGCGATCGAGCACATCCTCGGCCGTCCCTTGAGCCAGACATGGCCGACGGGAGCACTGGCACCGGGCAGTCGGGTCAGGGTCGTTCGCGCTCAGGACTGGGACGGTCCTTGGCAGGTCGAGTCCGCTGGAACGATCGATGCGATGAGCGCACCCGAACCCAACGAGCATGCCCAGGCACTCAAGGGGGAGCTGCTGTACTGGGTCGCCTTTGACACGCCGCAGTACGACAGCAGCGGGGAGGGCCCCTATCGCAAGGCCCAGATCTGGGGTCGTTATCTGAGGGCCACGCCTGAGCCCGACGCATAG